Sequence from the Parvicella tangerina genome:
GTCTATGCTTATGCAGGAGTTGTTTGCAGTGGGTTATGAGTGGGTGGCCGACAAAGACCTCAAACCAACCTTACACTACGGTACAGCGAAACTTAGAAAAATTGACGAAAATACAGGCATAGATTCAGCCTACGGCCTTGGCAGTGCAGGGAATTTATGGAACCTTGACTTTGGTTTTGGAGGAAACTTTATGGTAGGTCCGTACACAGGATTTTCAGCACTTAGTACGCACGCTTTTGATAATGTAGGTTCTATTTATGCGACTAACCAAGAAACTTATAGGTTGTTTGATGATGGAATGGTCTTCGGTAGTTTAGGAATTGGGTTTCACATGAATATTGAAAATCAAGCATTGGTTAGTCTCAGAGTCAACAGGATTAGAACAAGGTCCAAAAAAGGATTTTTCTCAAATGATGAGTACGAACCATGGAGAGGAATTGAGATATACCCTTCACTAAAAGTTTGGGGTGGTGATGAGGCTGGCATTTACCTTGAGGTCTTTGGTAAATATTATATTTTTCCAGAATATGAAAATCCAGAGGTGATCATGCCTGGCTTTAATTTTAGTACTGTTGGAGTCTCTCTTGGCTTCTACATCCCTTACTATTAGACTTCATTTGGTACCGTTGTGTGTATGTTTGGATTCCCGATTACCTACCATGAACCTTTGTTTAGACCCCCAAGTGAGGGTCGGTCTTTGATCATTCAGGTAACGCTTGGCTGTTCATGGAACAAGTGTTCGTTCTGTGAAATGTATACCAGTAAACATTTTACTGTAAGAAAACAAGAGGACGTTTTTCAAGATATTGAAGCATTTAAACCCTGGGCTGATCAAATCACAAAAGTTTTTCTGGCAGATGGAGACCCATTAGTATTGTCGAATAAGAAACTGATGCCCATTTTGGAAAAGATCAATGCTACTTTTCCAAACTTAAGACGCATCTCAACTTATGCCTCTCCTTCAAATATTAATCGAAAATCAGACGAGGACTTGAAGGAGCTTCAGGATGCAGGACTTCAGCTGCTTTATGTCGGCATTGAATCAGGTGATGATGCAACTTTAGAGGCTATTCAAAAGGGGGAGACTTTTGAAAGCACAGTTACAGGAATTAACAAGGCGCAAAGGGTCGGGATGGATACGTCAGTAATGATTATTACTGGAGTCGGGGGTAGATACCACACAGAGCAACATGCTGTCCGATCTGCGGAAGTCTTGAACGCTATTCAACCCAAGTTCGCTTCAACTTTGGTGCTTACAGCCCATAAAGGACTAGAGCATTATAAATCACGTTTTAAAGGTGAGTTTATTGAGCTCAATCTCACTGAGCAATTAGATGAGATGAAGAGGTTTATGGAGAAAGTGGAGTTAAAGAATACGATCTTTAGAAGCGATCATGCTTCCAATCGTTTGGTGCTTAAAGGCGTTTTAGGTAAGGATAAAGAGAGGTTTCTTGCTCAAATCGAACAGGCTATTCAAGACCCGTATGGTAAAACGAGGCAAGTGTATGGAGGTTACTAGTCAATTAAAGAAGTTTATGCTCAATTAAGAAAGAGTAAAAATGATCCAACATGAGTAGAGCTCCTTCTTTTGTAAGGTGGTGAGTGTCTCTGAACGCAATTACTCCTTCAATTGTACGAGGACAATTATCACCCTCAGGGCAGTAGATGGGAAGGGGGTTGAACAAAAATAAATGAGAATTCTCCTGACTCAATTGCTTCATTTTAGCATACCATTTTTCTGGGAAACGACTTTCCAGAAAGTCCTTTTTAGCGACTGGATTGCATTCTGGAGAGATATTTCTAAACCATTGAGGAGTGCATATCTCTGTATTATTAGGTACTGGAACGTCAAACTCAACATTCGGAAGAAAGAGAATTACATTGATACCTCTTTCTCTGGTTTTGTTTAGGACTTCAGTTAGTTCTTTTACCCACATATCATATCCAAACCCTTGCTCCAATTTAATTTCTGAGTGGTCAATATACTTTTCCCCAGATCCATTTAGATAAGGAATTTCATAAAGGTAGCGCATTCGGCTTGACAAAATTAAAATGTCATCTTTTTTGAGAGAGGCAAGCGCAGCATCTAGTTTTGGCATATCTTCCATAGTTCCATTAGGAATCAAGATATAGTTTGGGTCATTGTTCTTGATGATTTCAATGCCATATTTATCCGCAATTACCTTAAGCATCGGTAGAATGTGAATAGAGTGAGAATTCCCAAAAACTCGTATTTTACTACATTTCGGATTGTCAATAGTAGGTTCCAGGCTATTATGATGCTCGTCTACAGTTACCTCCTGTACTTTTCCCGCATAAAATCTATTAATAGTAGAGAACTTAAAAGAATATACAATTAGCAAGAAAGGAACCATCAAAAGACCTAAGGTTAGTTTCGGTTTGATTTCCCTGCGCCAACTCGTATGTCTTAATGGCATTTCAATTAAATGATAGGAAATCATAGAAAGCCCAAAAAACAGTACAATCAAAATGGGAAGAGTTGTTATGCTAACTCCAATAGTCCATCGAGCAATCGTTAGAATCACCCAGTGCCAGAGGTAAAGTGAATAGGATATCTTCCCCAAATAAACCATCAACGGATTGTCGAGAACTTTGAATTCTCGCAGTTTATCAAGTTCGCAAAGCTTTATTTTTAAGATAGTGAGATATGAAACAAAACCAATCGATAAAGTTGTCCAACCAGTATCATTTTTTGGTAACAAAAATATCATAAGGGTGATTAAAAGAAGAAATGTTAGCGGTGTCTTGTAAATAATACGACTTACCAGATCATTATTACCTCTTTTTAAGTGAAAGAAAAGTAAGCAGCCTAATCCTATTTCCCAAAACCTGAAAGGCATTAAAAAATATGCACCCATAGGATTTGTATCGATGGTATATAAATAGAGGCCAAGAGATACTAAACTAAGTATGAATATTGTTGCAAAGAGGCTTTTTGAATGGTCCTTTTCTTTAGCGGTTCGTCTGGCGAAGAGCAACCATATAATAAGCGGGTAGAAATAATAGAACTGTTCTTCTACCGCCAAAGACCATGTATGGGTGAAAGGGTTTAGTTTGGAAGACTCCCCCCAATAGTCAACTGCATTGAGGTAGAGATTGAAGTTTGAAAGCCCTGGTATAGACAAGAGCCCTGTGCTTATATATCGATTAGGTTGTAGAGAAAAAAAACTGATGCATAAGGACGCAATAACAAAACAAAAAAGTAACGCTGGAACAAGTCTTTTTACCCTTCTTTTATAAAAACCAATAAAAAAACTTTTTAAATCTGTTTTTTTTCGGTTCAAAAGTGAAGATGTTATTACAAATCCTGAAATAACAAAGAATACATCTACACCCAAATAACCGCTGGGTAATAGAAAATCCTTGAAGTGATTAATAATTACCGCGAGAACTGCAATGGCTCTGAGTCCATCAATTGGGATGCTGTACTTTTTGAGATTGATAGAACTGTGTGAATCTTTGATCATTGAAAAATTAATCAGGCTCAAATATAGAAATAATAAGTATTGTGTATGAATTCATCTCAAAAGTGCTTCATGTGGTAAAGTCTAAGTATTCAAATGAACATAGATAAAATGAAAAAAAGCCTCACTTTCGTAAGGCTTTGTACCGAAGGTCGGGGTCGAACCGACACTCCCGAAGGAACACGAGTTTGAGTCGTGCGCGTCTACCAATTCCGCCACTTCGGCTGTTTGAAAATTGGACTGCGAAATTAACACAACTTTAAAAATTGAACAAGAAAAATTAAATAATAATTACAAACCCATCTTTTATTGGATATTTAATACCTTCGACCTTGTAATTAGATGAAATGTTAATAGATACCCATTCCCATTTGTACGCCTCCCAGTTTGACGAAGATAGAGAGGATGAGTTGAACAGGTGCCTTTCTAATGGTATAGAAAAAGTATTGTTACCCAATATAGACTCTGAATCTATTCAATCGATGCATGATTTAGTTGATTCTAACCCGGGAGTCTGTTACCCAATGATGGGAGTACACCCGTGCTCAATTCAGCCAGAAACATGGAAAGAAGAACTGGCACTTGCAAAGAAACACCTCTTTGAAGGGGCAAGGAATTATATCGCTGTTGGAGAGATCGGAATTGATCTGTATTGGGATAAATCTACGCTCGAAATTCAACAACAAGCTTTTGGAGAACAGATCCAATGGGCTAAGGAGAAAAACCTTCCCGTTGTGATTCACGCACGAGACTCTTTTGAAGAAATCTTTGAAGTGGTTGATCAGTATAATGACGAAAGACTCCGGGGTGTTTTTCATTGCTTCACTGGTGGAATTGAAGAGGCAACAAGAATCATGGACTTCGGTGGATTTTTAATGGGCTTAGGTGGAGTTTTAACTTTTAAGAATGGTGGGCTAGATAAAACAGTGGCTCACATTGAACTGAAACATTTTGTTCTCGAAACAGATGCGCCTTACTTAGCTCCCACACCTCATAGAGGAAAGAGAAACCAAAGTAGCTATCTAAATCTCGTAGCTTTGAAGCTTGCTGACATTAAAGGTTGCTCTTTACCGGAAGTTGCTGAGATTACATCATCTAACGCTAAAGTAATGTTTGGACTATCATGAAAAAGATGCTGATCATACTGAGCTTATTGCTTAACCTACTTTCTTTCGCTCAATTAAGTGAGAATAGTAAGATTTACTTGATAACATGTGAGGTTGGTGACGAAATTTATACGCAGTTCGGTCATAGTGCTTTGCGGGTAGTTGATCCTGCTTCAGGGCAAGACATAACCTTTAATTGGGGGGTGTTTGAGGTGCCAGAAGATCAAGTTGATTTCATGTATAAGTTCGCAAAAGCGACATTGCCTTATTACATGGATGTTACGTCAACTAAGCAGTTCGTTTATCCGTATTGGGAAATCGAAAAAAGGGAGGTAAGACAGCAAGAACTTAACCTTAATCTGGAACAAAAGAATAAGATATGGAAGATGTTACAAACCAACGCACTTCCCGAAAATAAATACTATAAGTATGATTTTTTCTTTGATAACTGTGCAACGCGTATTCGTGATATTTTCAACGAAGCACTAGGTCAGGATATTATCTGGGCAGAACATCCAGAGGCTGGTGAACATACTTTTAGAGAAATGATTGATCAGGGGTATGCTTCTCATCCATGGCTTGATTTCGGTATTGACCTCGTATTAGGCTATAGAATAGACCAGCAAGTGAATAATATGAACTTGATGTTTAATCCTTTCTACATGGAGGAGATCTTTGAAGAGTCCCAGATTCAAACAGGTTCAGGGCTACAAAACCTCGTGTTATCCAATGAGATAGTAACTCCTGGCACAAAGAGATCTGAAGCGTCAGGTGTTTGGTTCACACCATTAGTACTAACCATTAGTATTCTTGTCATCACACTGATATTTGCTTTCTTTAGGTTGGACGTGTTATTGAAAATTTGGGCTTCATTGTTACTGTTCATCACGGGGCTGTTAGGGATCTTGCTCATTTTTATGTGGGTCGGAACTGATCACGTGGCGACTAAAGGAAATCTCAACTTGTTATGGGCGAATCCACTATGGCTCGTACTGATGGTTTTGTTATGGGTAAAGAAATGGCAGGTTAAGTTAGCATCTACCTACCTTTATCTTTCCTTAGGGATGTTGGCCTTGGTGCTATTTTTCTTAATGCTTCCACAAGAATTTCACGTAGGATCCAGAGTCCTGATCATTAACTGGACCATCTTATTTTACTTCTTCTACAGAAATCAGATCATGAAAGAGAAGAAGGATCAAACGTCACTATAAAGCGTTTCGATCATTTTTTTAATCGTATTTAAACGGGTGGAATCACAAGAAGAACAATGGTCTTGTGACATCGCCACCATGCTTATGATTGGGATGGAATCCTGCGCAACTTTATAATGAAGCTCTTCCTTTAATCGGTCATTCCAAAAATCAAGTTCTAACACAGTTGCGGAGTCAAAATGGTTAATAACCTCATTTGGATGAAACATTAACATATTAAAAATGGCGATTCCAAACTTATAGTGTAAACTAGAAGGAATGTCGTCATACGTTTCATTATACATTGAGATGGCTTCATAATGACGGTTTCTCCATAATGAATCTTCATGGGGGATGCTGTCAGCAATAATCGATACCATTTCTGGTTGAATTTGTTTAGCGTAACCCAATAAGATCATGGATGACAAAGCACGGGCGCCTCCCTGATCTAAAGCTTCCTGATACTCTTGTCCATCTACTTCACTAAATAGCAAATCTTCCGTTGGATCTTCCTCTTCTTTGGTGAAATCAAATTCACAGGAAACCAGTCCAAAAGTTATTAAAATTAGTCCGATAACTAGTTCTTTCATCGTTTCAGGTTTTGCAAAAACAAACTGTACATCGTAGCAAACAATAGTAACGACAACAGCAGGTGAGTAGGCTGTAGCGCTGCAGGCATACCTAGCAAATCGAATAATTTGCCAGTAAGTGCTTCAGCCAAAATAATACCCACTAAAAGGTACGCATGTTTTTGATGAATATTGTGCTTTCTGGCGACATAAACAATGCTTACTCCCAGCAAAATCAAAGCAATTGCGGTGCTTCGGTGAACATAAAAGATACCTTCTAATTGATCCATCCAAGAGCTACGCTCGGAGACTTTTGCTAACATATCAATTTGCTGACGTACTTGTGTGCCCCAAAGTGTTTGAAGAACCATAATGACAACTCCTGCAAGTGCCAGCCAAAATAGTGTTTTGTTAGATGAGGTAAATTTCTTTTCGCGAACAAGGTTCAGAATGTGTAATTGAATAATGATCATAACCAATGCAAGTAACATGTGCACCGTTAGGACCCATGGAACAATATTAGTAGCAACAACCATGGCGCCAAACCACGCTTGAAATAGCGTGATCAGCAATAAGACAAATGTCAGTATAGCCAAAAGCTTTCGTTTCTTAAACTGGGCAAAGGCGAGAATCATCTGTGCCAAAATGAAAAGACCAGCTAAAGCTCCTGTTAATCGATTGATGTATTCTGTCCAGGTATTAAAGGCATTGAAATCCTGCTCTTCTAATAAGGATTTATCTGCCAAGAGCTCTTGAGCTTTTTTTTCAAACCCCAGAGAGGTCAGGAAGTCTGCAAAGCGATGAAGCTTTTCCTTTCGTTTTTCTGAGTAGATCTGTTTGTAATTTTCAGGAAGTTGAGAGACGTCAGTAGGAGGAATGTAGCAGTCAAAGCATTTCGGCCAATCCGGACAGCCCATTCCTGAACCGGTCATTCTTACCACTCCTCCAGCAATAACTACTAAAAAAATGGATACTAATGTGATCCATGCTAATCTTACTGAAAACTTAAGCATTTTATTCGATCAGTTTCATTTCATCAAGAATAACAGGCATGGATTGCAAGCATACGGTCTGCGTTACTTTAGAACCTCTAAATTTAACGTACACAATATTTCCATCTTCTCTGTACGGTACAAATTCGCTTTGCCACTGAACTGGCTTGTAGAGCTTCTTCTCACTCAAATCTTGCAGCACGAATCCACATTCATCTTCAGTGCCCATATCCACCACTTCACATTTCTTA
This genomic interval carries:
- a CDS encoding acyltransferase family protein yields the protein MIKDSHSSINLKKYSIPIDGLRAIAVLAVIINHFKDFLLPSGYLGVDVFFVISGFVITSSLLNRKKTDLKSFFIGFYKRRVKRLVPALLFCFVIASLCISFFSLQPNRYISTGLLSIPGLSNFNLYLNAVDYWGESSKLNPFTHTWSLAVEEQFYYFYPLIIWLLFARRTAKEKDHSKSLFATIFILSLVSLGLYLYTIDTNPMGAYFLMPFRFWEIGLGCLLFFHLKRGNNDLVSRIIYKTPLTFLLLITLMIFLLPKNDTGWTTLSIGFVSYLTILKIKLCELDKLREFKVLDNPLMVYLGKISYSLYLWHWVILTIARWTIGVSITTLPILIVLFFGLSMISYHLIEMPLRHTSWRREIKPKLTLGLLMVPFLLIVYSFKFSTINRFYAGKVQEVTVDEHHNSLEPTIDNPKCSKIRVFGNSHSIHILPMLKVIADKYGIEIIKNNDPNYILIPNGTMEDMPKLDAALASLKKDDILILSSRMRYLYEIPYLNGSGEKYIDHSEIKLEQGFGYDMWVKELTEVLNKTRERGINVILFLPNVEFDVPVPNNTEICTPQWFRNISPECNPVAKKDFLESRFPEKWYAKMKQLSQENSHLFLFNPLPIYCPEGDNCPRTIEGVIAFRDTHHLTKEGALLMLDHFYSFLIEHKLL
- a CDS encoding TatD family hydrolase, with product MLIDTHSHLYASQFDEDREDELNRCLSNGIEKVLLPNIDSESIQSMHDLVDSNPGVCYPMMGVHPCSIQPETWKEELALAKKHLFEGARNYIAVGEIGIDLYWDKSTLEIQQQAFGEQIQWAKEKNLPVVIHARDSFEEIFEVVDQYNDERLRGVFHCFTGGIEEATRIMDFGGFLMGLGGVLTFKNGGLDKTVAHIELKHFVLETDAPYLAPTPHRGKRNQSSYLNLVALKLADIKGCSLPEVAEITSSNAKVMFGLS
- a CDS encoding Lnb N-terminal periplasmic domain-containing protein, with the translated sequence MKKMLIILSLLLNLLSFAQLSENSKIYLITCEVGDEIYTQFGHSALRVVDPASGQDITFNWGVFEVPEDQVDFMYKFAKATLPYYMDVTSTKQFVYPYWEIEKREVRQQELNLNLEQKNKIWKMLQTNALPENKYYKYDFFFDNCATRIRDIFNEALGQDIIWAEHPEAGEHTFREMIDQGYASHPWLDFGIDLVLGYRIDQQVNNMNLMFNPFYMEEIFEESQIQTGSGLQNLVLSNEIVTPGTKRSEASGVWFTPLVLTISILVITLIFAFFRLDVLLKIWASLLLFITGLLGILLIFMWVGTDHVATKGNLNLLWANPLWLVLMVLLWVKKWQVKLASTYLYLSLGMLALVLFFLMLPQEFHVGSRVLIINWTILFYFFYRNQIMKEKKDQTSL
- a CDS encoding COX15/CtaA family protein, whose translation is MLKFSVRLAWITLVSIFLVVIAGGVVRMTGSGMGCPDWPKCFDCYIPPTDVSQLPENYKQIYSEKRKEKLHRFADFLTSLGFEKKAQELLADKSLLEEQDFNAFNTWTEYINRLTGALAGLFILAQMILAFAQFKKRKLLAILTFVLLLITLFQAWFGAMVVATNIVPWVLTVHMLLALVMIIIQLHILNLVREKKFTSSNKTLFWLALAGVVIMVLQTLWGTQVRQQIDMLAKVSERSSWMDQLEGIFYVHRSTAIALILLGVSIVYVARKHNIHQKHAYLLVGIILAEALTGKLFDLLGMPAALQPTHLLLSLLLFATMYSLFLQNLKR
- a CDS encoding radical SAM protein, translated to MFRPPSEGRSLIIQVTLGCSWNKCSFCEMYTSKHFTVRKQEDVFQDIEAFKPWADQITKVFLADGDPLVLSNKKLMPILEKINATFPNLRRISTYASPSNINRKSDEDLKELQDAGLQLLYVGIESGDDATLEAIQKGETFESTVTGINKAQRVGMDTSVMIITGVGGRYHTEQHAVRSAEVLNAIQPKFASTLVLTAHKGLEHYKSRFKGEFIELNLTEQLDEMKRFMEKVELKNTIFRSDHASNRLVLKGVLGKDKERFLAQIEQAIQDPYGKTRQVYGGY